A genomic segment from Gossypium hirsutum isolate 1008001.06 chromosome D04, Gossypium_hirsutum_v2.1, whole genome shotgun sequence encodes:
- the LOC107899697 gene encoding 54S ribosomal protein L37, mitochondrial isoform X1: MINAGPIKIWIKIMALNQMRSLKSVIIAKNAVGVGQRTFAAGAGKAKKGSKGAASDAPEGSTLSKEVKSTTVVGANILKDGADPKIFLDSEYPDWLWHLLDKSPALSELRRKDIETLPYEDLKRFVKLDNRAGIKENNSVKAKN, from the exons ATGATCAATGCTGGTCCTATTAAAATTT GGATTAAAATCATGGCATTAAATCAGATGAGATCATTAAAAAGTGTCATCATTGCCAAGAATGCAGTTGGCGTGGGACAACGAACATTTGCTGCTGGGGCTGGCAAAGCCAAGAAGGGCTCTAAAGGTGCAGCCAGTGATGCACCAGAAGGATCAACACTCAGCAAAGAAGTCAAATCCACAACAGTGGTTGGTGCAAATATACTCAAGGATGGAGCAGATCCAAAGATATTCCTGGATTCTGAGTACCCTGATTGGCTGTGGCATCTGCTGGATAAAAGTCCAGCATTGAGTGAGCTAAGGAGGAAAGACATTGAAACACTCCCATATGAAGATCTTAAACGCTTTGTCAAGTTGGACAACCGAGCTGGGATAAAAGAAAACAATTCTGTCAAGGCCAAAAACTGA
- the LOC107899697 gene encoding 54S ribosomal protein L37, mitochondrial isoform X2, with amino-acid sequence MALNQMRSLKSVIIAKNAVGVGQRTFAAGAGKAKKGSKGAASDAPEGSTLSKEVKSTTVVGANILKDGADPKIFLDSEYPDWLWHLLDKSPALSELRRKDIETLPYEDLKRFVKLDNRAGIKENNSVKAKN; translated from the coding sequence ATGGCATTAAATCAGATGAGATCATTAAAAAGTGTCATCATTGCCAAGAATGCAGTTGGCGTGGGACAACGAACATTTGCTGCTGGGGCTGGCAAAGCCAAGAAGGGCTCTAAAGGTGCAGCCAGTGATGCACCAGAAGGATCAACACTCAGCAAAGAAGTCAAATCCACAACAGTGGTTGGTGCAAATATACTCAAGGATGGAGCAGATCCAAAGATATTCCTGGATTCTGAGTACCCTGATTGGCTGTGGCATCTGCTGGATAAAAGTCCAGCATTGAGTGAGCTAAGGAGGAAAGACATTGAAACACTCCCATATGAAGATCTTAAACGCTTTGTCAAGTTGGACAACCGAGCTGGGATAAAAGAAAACAATTCTGTCAAGGCCAAAAACTGA